One window of Verrucomicrobiia bacterium genomic DNA carries:
- a CDS encoding glutamate synthase subunit beta, translating into MGKPTGFIEYLRELPLDRAATERIRDWNEFHLHMEESKLREQGARCMDCGIPFCHTGTLLSGMASGCPIHNLIPEWNDLVYRGLWKEALERLHKTNNFPEFTGRVCPAPCEGSCVLGINAPPVTIKNLECAIIDRGWEQGWVAPKMPRVRTGKNVAVIGSGPAGLCAAMQLNRVGHGVTVFERADRVGGLLTYGIPNMKLDKEQVVFRRIRQMEAEGVKFAPNTEVGVNYPAENLLRQFDAVILCTGATKARDLPVEGRQLKGIHLAMEFLTGNTRSLLDRHRNGNFISAEGKDVIVIGGGDTGTDCVGTALRQGCRSLVQLEILPRPPMERAADNPWPEWPKVYRLDYGQEEAAAKFGADPRVYLTTAKQFIGDENGWVKAIRTVQIAWERNDKGQFVPKEVPGTEQDRPAQLVLLAMGFLGPEQRLLDALKIERDARTNIKAEFEKYATSVKGVFAAGDCRRGQSLVVWAFNEGRGAARECDRYLMGETSLP; encoded by the coding sequence ATGGGCAAACCGACCGGATTTATCGAGTATTTGCGCGAACTGCCGCTGGACCGCGCCGCCACCGAACGCATTCGCGATTGGAATGAATTCCACCTCCACATGGAGGAAAGCAAACTTCGCGAACAAGGGGCCCGCTGCATGGATTGCGGCATTCCCTTCTGTCACACGGGCACCTTGCTCAGCGGGATGGCCTCGGGATGCCCGATTCACAACCTGATTCCAGAATGGAATGATTTAGTCTATCGCGGTCTTTGGAAGGAAGCCCTCGAGCGGCTGCACAAGACCAACAATTTCCCCGAGTTCACTGGCCGTGTCTGTCCGGCCCCTTGCGAAGGTTCTTGCGTCCTGGGCATTAACGCGCCCCCCGTCACAATCAAGAATTTGGAGTGCGCTATCATCGATAGGGGCTGGGAGCAGGGTTGGGTTGCCCCTAAAATGCCAAGGGTGCGCACGGGGAAGAACGTGGCCGTCATCGGGTCGGGGCCGGCGGGCCTGTGCGCTGCCATGCAGCTTAATCGGGTCGGCCACGGCGTCACCGTGTTCGAACGCGCCGACCGGGTCGGGGGGTTGCTCACCTACGGGATTCCCAACATGAAGCTGGATAAGGAACAAGTCGTGTTCCGGCGCATCCGGCAAATGGAAGCCGAAGGGGTCAAGTTTGCCCCCAACACGGAAGTTGGCGTTAATTATCCTGCCGAGAATCTGTTGAGGCAATTCGACGCGGTCATCCTCTGCACCGGCGCCACAAAGGCCCGCGACCTGCCTGTCGAGGGGCGCCAGCTCAAGGGCATTCATCTCGCCATGGAATTCCTGACCGGCAATACCCGCAGCCTGCTGGACCGCCACCGCAACGGCAACTTCATCTCGGCTGAAGGCAAAGATGTCATCGTGATTGGCGGAGGCGATACCGGCACCGACTGCGTCGGCACTGCTCTGCGCCAAGGTTGCCGCAGCCTGGTCCAGCTCGAAATCCTGCCGCGCCCGCCCATGGAGCGGGCTGCGGATAATCCCTGGCCCGAATGGCCAAAGGTCTATCGCCTGGATTATGGGCAGGAGGAAGCGGCCGCCAAATTCGGCGCCGACCCGCGTGTCTATCTCACCACGGCCAAGCAGTTCATCGGCGATGAGAATGGCTGGGTCAAGGCCATCCGCACCGTACAAATTGCCTGGGAACGAAACGACAAAGGCCAGTTCGTGCCTAAAGAAGTCCCCGGAACCGAGCAGGATCGCCCCGCGCAACTGGTCCTCCTGGCGATGGGTTTTCTCGGCCCGGAACAGCGGCTGCTGGATGCCCTCAAGATCGAGCGAGACGCTCGGACCAATATTAAAGCCGAATTCGAAAAGTACGCCACCAGCGTCAAAGGCGTCTTCGCTGCGGGAGATTGTCGCCGTGGCCAGAGCCTTGTGGTTTGGGCTTTCAACGAAGGCCGCGGCGCCGCCCGCGAATGCGACCGCTACCTCATGGGCGAAACCAGCCTCCCGTAG
- a CDS encoding DegQ family serine endoprotease has product MKRIFTRIGKPLPILALGGALLLTGSVWGFEHKPATEGNGKTLNVPMDETAVPRSAGPYESFAPIVKKVAPAVVKVVVTASCAANLPDQQWPGFDDPFWRHFFGGPMMPQRQMPAPLEHGLGSGVIVTKDGYILTNNHVVDGAKDVQVTLQDGREFTAKVIGRDSKSDIAVIKIDADNLPTVRFADSQKVQVGDIVLAIGNPFGVGQTVTHGIVSATDRGGMGIEDYEDFIQTDAAINPGNSGGALVDADGRLIGINTAILSRSGGNQGIGFAIPSDLARSVMTSLVEYGHVTRGYLGVMIQDVTPSLAKEFNLKQNTGALVGDVLPNGPAEKSGLKDGDVVLEFNGKKVPTGRDLKLTVAETKPGSKVPVEIIRNGSTKTIDVTVGQLPGSQKLAQNNSRDTGTLQGVGVSDLNSQARQQFKIPETVHGAVVTQVQPNSAASQAGLKTGDVIESINRHPVKDAEQAVQLTENAKDKHTLLRVWSDGGSHYVVVDESQTG; this is encoded by the coding sequence ATGAAACGGATTTTTACGCGTATAGGCAAGCCGCTGCCCATTCTGGCATTGGGCGGGGCGCTGTTACTCACCGGTTCGGTTTGGGGCTTCGAGCACAAACCCGCAACCGAAGGCAATGGCAAAACACTGAATGTGCCAATGGATGAAACTGCTGTGCCGCGCTCGGCGGGTCCTTATGAAAGCTTCGCGCCGATAGTCAAAAAGGTGGCGCCAGCCGTGGTGAAAGTCGTCGTCACGGCATCGTGCGCGGCCAACCTGCCGGACCAGCAATGGCCCGGCTTTGACGATCCGTTCTGGCGCCATTTCTTTGGCGGGCCGATGATGCCCCAGCGCCAGATGCCTGCTCCGCTCGAACACGGCCTCGGTTCAGGGGTCATCGTGACCAAAGACGGTTATATCCTGACCAATAATCACGTCGTCGATGGCGCCAAGGACGTGCAGGTGACCCTGCAGGACGGGCGCGAGTTTACCGCCAAAGTCATTGGCCGGGATTCCAAGAGCGATATCGCGGTCATCAAAATTGATGCAGACAATTTGCCCACCGTTCGATTCGCGGACAGCCAGAAGGTGCAGGTGGGCGACATCGTGCTGGCGATTGGCAATCCATTTGGCGTCGGCCAGACGGTTACCCACGGCATTGTTAGCGCGACAGACCGCGGCGGCATGGGGATTGAGGACTACGAAGACTTTATCCAGACTGACGCCGCCATCAATCCGGGCAACTCCGGTGGCGCGTTAGTAGATGCGGATGGACGGCTGATCGGCATCAATACCGCCATCCTGAGCCGTTCCGGAGGCAACCAGGGCATCGGGTTTGCCATTCCGTCAGACCTGGCCCGCTCGGTGATGACGAGCCTGGTCGAGTATGGTCATGTGACGCGAGGTTACCTGGGAGTAATGATCCAGGATGTCACCCCCAGCCTGGCCAAGGAATTCAACCTGAAGCAAAACACAGGCGCCCTGGTGGGAGACGTGCTACCCAACGGTCCTGCTGAGAAGTCCGGCCTCAAAGACGGCGACGTCGTGCTGGAATTCAACGGCAAGAAAGTGCCTACTGGCCGTGACCTTAAGCTGACGGTAGCCGAGACTAAACCTGGCTCCAAAGTGCCGGTTGAAATCATCCGCAATGGCTCGACGAAAACAATCGACGTCACTGTTGGCCAATTGCCCGGCAGCCAAAAGCTTGCCCAGAACAACAGCCGCGACACCGGCACTCTGCAGGGTGTCGGCGTGAGCGATCTCAACAGCCAGGCCCGCCAGCAGTTCAAAATCCCCGAGACGGTTCATGGCGCTGTTGTGACCCAGGTGCAGCCCAATTCGGCAGCCTCTCAAGCGGGTCTCAAGACGGGCGACGTCATCGAATCGATAAATCGTCATCCGGTAAAGGATGCTGAGCAGGCGGTGCAGTTGACCGAAAATGCAAAAGACAAACATACCTTGTTGCGGGTCTGGAGTGACGGGGGCAGCCACTACGTGGTAGTGGACGAAAGCCAGACTGGCTAG
- a CDS encoding FAD-dependent oxidoreductase — MSAKRIVIIGGVAGGASAAARARRLSEEAEIILFERGPHVSFANCGLPYYVGGEITHAQDLLLRTPASLRARFNLDVRVESEIVQIDRRTKQVKARELAAGREYHQAYDSLILAPGASPLKPPIQGIERAGHFVVRNIPDVEKIRAWIKAGPVRRAVVVGGGYIGLEMAEQLKQRGLAVTVVEALPQVMASLDPEMAAWLHAELRANGVELVLQDAVAAFEAPGPAEKSLASVVVLKSGKRFPADLVVLGLGVRPETTLAKQAGLALGHSGGIQVDRHMQTSDPSIWAVGDAVEVQDAVTQGHSLIPLAGPANRQGRIAADNIFGRDSVYESTLGTAIVRLFKLTAACTGANEKNLKKAGILYHSIHLHPGSHAAYYPGAWAIALKVLFAPNTGKLLGAQAIGRDGVDKRIDVLATALKAGMTVHDLAELELAYAPPYGSAKDPVNLAGMAAQNVLNGDVRLAQWTEVATLDPAQSLLLDVREADERAKGFIPGSIHIPLDELRQRAGELPRDHEIIVHCQSGQRSYFACRMLMQRGFRARNLTGSYRTWQMATA; from the coding sequence ATGAGCGCAAAGCGAATCGTGATTATTGGTGGAGTGGCCGGCGGCGCCAGCGCGGCGGCCAGGGCCAGGCGGTTGTCTGAAGAGGCGGAGATCATCCTTTTCGAGCGCGGGCCGCATGTCTCGTTTGCCAATTGCGGCCTGCCGTACTATGTCGGGGGAGAAATCACCCATGCGCAGGACCTTTTATTGAGAACGCCGGCTAGTTTGCGGGCCCGATTTAACCTGGATGTGCGCGTCGAGTCGGAGATTGTGCAAATCGATCGGCGGACAAAACAGGTGAAGGCGCGCGAGTTGGCCGCCGGCAGGGAATACCACCAGGCTTATGACTCGCTGATATTGGCGCCCGGGGCCTCGCCGCTCAAGCCGCCCATCCAGGGTATCGAGCGCGCCGGACACTTTGTCGTGCGCAATATCCCGGATGTGGAGAAAATAAGGGCGTGGATTAAAGCCGGCCCGGTGCGCCGGGCGGTGGTTGTTGGGGGCGGGTATATCGGACTGGAAATGGCTGAACAACTCAAACAACGCGGGTTGGCCGTCACGGTAGTCGAGGCGCTGCCGCAGGTTATGGCCTCTCTGGACCCGGAAATGGCGGCGTGGTTGCACGCCGAATTGCGCGCCAACGGTGTCGAACTGGTTCTCCAGGATGCAGTGGCTGCCTTTGAAGCCCCTGGTCCAGCCGAGAAAAGCCTGGCCTCAGTCGTGGTGCTCAAGAGCGGCAAACGGTTTCCTGCCGACCTGGTTGTGCTAGGCTTGGGTGTGCGTCCAGAGACAACCCTGGCGAAACAAGCAGGGTTGGCTCTCGGGCATTCCGGAGGGATTCAAGTGGACCGCCACATGCAAACCAGTGATCCTTCTATTTGGGCCGTTGGAGACGCCGTCGAGGTGCAGGATGCCGTCACCCAAGGGCACAGCCTCATCCCGCTGGCCGGCCCAGCTAACCGCCAAGGCCGAATTGCCGCTGATAATATTTTTGGCCGCGACTCAGTTTATGAATCGACCCTTGGCACCGCCATTGTGCGCTTGTTCAAGCTGACGGCCGCCTGCACGGGGGCCAACGAGAAGAACCTCAAAAAAGCCGGGATACTTTACCATTCAATCCATCTGCATCCAGGTTCGCACGCCGCTTATTATCCAGGCGCCTGGGCCATTGCTTTGAAGGTGCTCTTCGCCCCAAACACAGGGAAATTACTCGGCGCCCAGGCGATTGGCCGGGACGGTGTGGATAAGCGCATCGATGTGCTGGCCACAGCCCTCAAGGCAGGCATGACGGTTCACGATCTGGCCGAGCTTGAATTGGCCTACGCTCCGCCCTATGGTTCGGCCAAGGACCCGGTGAACCTTGCCGGAATGGCAGCACAAAACGTCCTCAACGGAGATGTCCGGCTTGCACAGTGGACCGAGGTGGCCACCCTGGACCCGGCGCAATCCCTCTTGTTGGATGTCCGGGAGGCTGACGAACGCGCCAAAGGTTTCATTCCAGGCTCGATCCATATCCCGCTGGACGAACTGCGCCAGCGCGCAGGTGAGCTGCCGCGCGACCATGAGATCATCGTGCATTGCCAGAGTGGGCAGCGTTCCTATTTTGCCTGCCGGATGTTGATGCAGCGGGGCTTTCGCGCCCGCAATCTCACCGGCTCCTATCGCACGTGGCAAATGGCAACGGCATGA
- a CDS encoding type II secretion system protein, giving the protein MFSKPGSTRPCRRGSTLIELLCSVVIIGMLVAMLMPGLDRGQAKVRQLKCINNLHQLGIAEVDFALEHDDRFPVQVSTNLGGSGEFLQAGRMVNGEFYFAYHHFLPLEPVLQTPKILRCPADDRPAASSFRDLRNTNLSYFAGSVPQCGKPDSILAGDRNVTPASGSIAHLGGTYTLTWTRELHRYKGNVLFADRHVEQLKELFAMTNTRPPVELVLPSVP; this is encoded by the coding sequence ATGTTCAGCAAACCAGGTTCTACCAGGCCCTGCCGCCGAGGTTCAACCCTCATCGAGCTGCTCTGCTCGGTGGTCATCATCGGCATGCTGGTCGCCATGCTCATGCCGGGGCTGGACCGCGGCCAGGCCAAGGTTCGTCAGTTGAAATGCATCAACAATCTTCACCAGCTCGGAATCGCAGAAGTCGATTTCGCGCTCGAACACGACGATAGGTTCCCGGTCCAGGTTTCGACCAACCTCGGCGGCTCAGGCGAATTCCTGCAAGCGGGCCGGATGGTCAACGGCGAGTTTTATTTTGCCTATCACCACTTTCTGCCTCTTGAACCGGTGCTCCAAACCCCTAAAATCCTGCGCTGCCCCGCCGACGACCGCCCCGCAGCATCCAGTTTCAGGGATTTGCGCAATACAAACCTAAGCTACTTCGCCGGCTCGGTCCCTCAGTGCGGCAAGCCGGACTCTATTCTGGCTGGGGACCGCAATGTCACGCCCGCCTCGGGGAGCATCGCTCATCTCGGCGGCACCTACACGCTGACATGGACGCGGGAATTGCACCGGTACAAAGGCAATGTGCTTTTTGCGGACCGGCACGTCGAGCAGCTCAAAGAACTATTTGCGATGACAAACACCCGCCCGCCCGTGGAATTGGTATTACCTTCCGTGCCGTGA
- a CDS encoding transcriptional regulator: protein MNEQLRAIADLDRVIHEPGRMMIVALLAAVEECDFLYLLRETGQSKGNLSSHLARLEEAGHVEIEKTYRGKVPQTLVRLTRPGRAAFEGYRKRLNAALAEQLRLAPATNKSPKPK from the coding sequence ATGAACGAACAACTGCGCGCCATAGCGGACCTGGACCGGGTGATTCACGAGCCGGGGCGGATGATGATCGTCGCGCTGCTGGCGGCGGTCGAAGAGTGCGACTTTCTGTACCTGCTGCGAGAGACCGGGCAAAGCAAGGGCAACCTCTCGAGCCATCTGGCTCGACTCGAGGAGGCCGGCCACGTGGAAATCGAGAAGACTTATCGCGGGAAAGTGCCGCAGACTCTGGTGCGGTTGACTCGCCCGGGCCGGGCCGCGTTCGAAGGGTACCGTAAGCGATTGAATGCGGCTTTGGCCGAGCAATTGAGACTGGCCCCGGCAACGAACAAATCCCCCAAACCGAAGTGA